The Verrucomicrobium spinosum DSM 4136 = JCM 18804 genome includes a region encoding these proteins:
- a CDS encoding epoxyqueuosine reductase QueH, with the protein MELQFTDREKLRPPIEGGRVLLHSCCAPCSGEVMEAIAASGIEFSIYFYNPNIHPREEYELRKQENIRFAEKHSIPFVDADYDKDNWFQRVKGLEWEPERGARCTACFDMRFERTALYAHEHGYPVITSCLGISRWKNLAQINDCGVRASARYPGMKYWEINWRKKGGSSRMLEISKEERFYQQEYCGCIYSLRDTNKHRLAQGRLKIVLGEKYYGPESTGE; encoded by the coding sequence ATGGAGTTGCAGTTTACAGATCGTGAGAAGCTCCGGCCGCCCATCGAGGGCGGCCGGGTGCTTTTGCACTCCTGCTGCGCCCCCTGCTCCGGAGAGGTCATGGAGGCCATCGCCGCCTCTGGCATTGAGTTTTCGATCTACTTCTACAATCCCAACATCCACCCGCGTGAGGAGTATGAGCTGCGCAAACAGGAGAACATCCGGTTCGCGGAGAAACACTCCATCCCGTTTGTGGATGCGGACTATGACAAGGACAACTGGTTCCAGCGTGTGAAGGGTCTGGAATGGGAGCCCGAGCGGGGAGCCCGCTGCACCGCGTGTTTTGACATGCGTTTCGAGCGGACGGCCCTCTATGCCCACGAGCACGGCTATCCAGTGATCACCAGCTGTCTGGGCATCTCCCGTTGGAAGAACCTGGCTCAGATCAACGACTGCGGCGTCCGCGCCTCCGCCCGCTACCCAGGGATGAAGTACTGGGAGATCAACTGGCGAAAGAAAGGCGGCTCCAGCCGCATGCTGGAGATATCCAAGGAAGAGCGCTTCTACCAGCAGGAATACTGCGGCTGCATCTACTCCCTGCGGGATACGAACAAACACCGCCTGGCCCAGGGCAGGTTAAAGATCGTGCTGGGGGAGAAATACTATGGCCCCGAAAGCACCGGGGAGTAA